Proteins encoded within one genomic window of Dyadobacter chenhuakuii:
- a CDS encoding thioredoxin family protein encodes MKIWLWVAMFLGVGFASDANASEEKIALIEVKQSAGYQVGDAAASFRLKNTDGNMVSLSDFNNAKGVIVIFTSNHCPFAKAYEDRIIALNNKFAAQGFPVIAINPSDPGTHQDDTFEKMKERAASKGYGYPYLVDESQQVAKAFGAGRTPQVYILQKNGSKFTVRYIGMIDDNPQDPAGVTKLYADEAVSNLLTGKPVVTTITKPVGCAIKWKN; translated from the coding sequence ATGAAAATTTGGTTATGGGTTGCAATGTTTTTAGGTGTAGGATTTGCGTCCGATGCAAATGCATCTGAGGAAAAAATCGCACTCATTGAAGTGAAACAATCCGCTGGCTATCAGGTAGGCGACGCGGCAGCAAGCTTCCGATTGAAAAATACGGACGGCAACATGGTTTCGCTGAGTGATTTCAATAATGCTAAGGGCGTCATTGTGATTTTTACAAGCAACCATTGCCCTTTTGCCAAAGCTTACGAAGACCGGATTATTGCATTGAACAATAAGTTTGCCGCACAGGGCTTTCCTGTCATCGCCATTAACCCGAGCGATCCCGGAACGCATCAGGACGATACATTTGAGAAAATGAAAGAGCGTGCAGCCTCGAAAGGATATGGTTATCCTTACCTGGTGGATGAATCGCAGCAGGTTGCCAAAGCGTTTGGTGCAGGGCGCACGCCGCAGGTTTATATTTTACAAAAAAACGGCTCCAAATTCACGGTTCGTTACATTGGTATGATCGACGATAATCCGCAGGACCCTGCCGGGGTTACCAAGTTATATGCGGATGAAGCGGTTAGCAATCTTTTGACCGGAAAACCCGTCGTTACGACCATTACCAAGCCGGTTGGTTGCGCGATCAAATGGAAAAATTAG
- the rplU gene encoding 50S ribosomal protein L21 has product MYAIVEIAGQQFKVEKGLEIFTHRLEGDVNAALVFDKVLLVDTAGTVQVGLPTVAGASVKATVLEHLKGEKVIVFKKKRRKGYKVKNGHRQYLTKISIDEIVA; this is encoded by the coding sequence ATGTACGCAATCGTAGAAATCGCAGGTCAGCAATTTAAGGTTGAAAAGGGTCTCGAAATCTTCACGCATAGGCTTGAAGGTGACGTGAACGCTGCTCTTGTGTTTGACAAAGTCCTTCTGGTTGACACCGCAGGCACAGTACAGGTAGGTCTTCCAACAGTTGCAGGCGCTTCTGTTAAGGCAACTGTCCTTGAACACCTTAAAGGTGAAAAAGTGATCGTCTTCAAAAAGAAAAGACGTAAAGGTTACAAAGTTAAGAATGGTCACCGTCAGTATCTGACGAAGATCAGCATTGACGAGATCGTAGCTTAA
- the rpmA gene encoding 50S ribosomal protein L27 gives MAHKKGVGSSRNGRESESKRLGVKLFGGQVAKAGNILVRQRGTKHNPGNNVGIGRDHTLFALVEGNVVFRKTRQNKSYVHIEPLAVAATEAPVTAEA, from the coding sequence ATGGCACATAAGAAAGGTGTAGGTAGCTCGAGAAACGGACGTGAATCGGAAAGCAAGCGTCTGGGAGTAAAATTATTCGGTGGCCAGGTTGCCAAAGCAGGAAATATCCTGGTTCGTCAGCGTGGAACCAAGCACAATCCTGGTAACAATGTAGGCATCGGCCGTGACCATACTTTATTTGCATTGGTTGAAGGTAATGTAGTTTTCCGTAAGACGCGTCAAAACAAGTCATACGTTCACATTGAACCGCTTGCTGTTGCAGCAACTGAGGCTCCTGTTACAGCAGAAGCATAG
- a CDS encoding NifU family protein, whose translation MLTRPVFVYTELSPNPNSMKFVLNFELVPDGLSFDYPSLEAALEEGKASPLASDLFQFPHVKRVFIASNFVTITKDDAIAWEEVLRDTKQFIKIYFEENHPIFEQQTIDKNTLIVDERDSDTVQKIKAALDQYVRPAVESDGGAINFHSFNEDSGVVKVLLQGSCSGCPSSTLTLKAGIENLLTRMVPDVKEVVAEGV comes from the coding sequence ATGCTAACACGCCCGGTTTTTGTATATACAGAATTAAGTCCGAACCCTAACTCGATGAAGTTTGTGCTCAACTTTGAGCTGGTGCCCGATGGACTTTCGTTTGACTATCCTTCATTGGAAGCAGCTCTGGAAGAAGGAAAAGCTTCACCACTAGCGTCTGATCTCTTTCAGTTTCCGCATGTAAAAAGAGTTTTTATCGCCAGCAATTTTGTCACGATCACCAAGGACGATGCCATAGCATGGGAAGAGGTTCTGCGTGATACAAAGCAGTTTATCAAGATATATTTCGAAGAAAACCATCCCATTTTTGAACAACAGACAATTGATAAAAATACATTGATCGTCGATGAAAGGGATTCTGACACAGTGCAGAAAATCAAGGCAGCATTGGATCAGTATGTTCGTCCGGCTGTGGAATCGGATGGCGGCGCTATTAATTTCCATTCGTTTAATGAGGATTCGGGTGTTGTGAAGGTGTTGTTACAAGGATCCTGCAGCGGCTGCCCTTCTTCTACCCTGACATTGAAAGCGGGCATTGAAAACCTGCTTACGCGTATGGTTCCGGATGTGAAGGAAGTGGTTGCCGAAGGCGTATAA
- a CDS encoding ferredoxin--NADP reductase gives MSEATISLQVKHIIQEATDAKTFVFERTNKQPFTYKAGQFLTFLIPMHGHETRRSYSMSSAPDVDEDPAITVKRVPNGEVSRFWINTVKVGDQLNVLPASGRFVLEESFGSPRDIVLIAAGSGITPLFSILKQALVQEKESNITLLYASRNVRHALFHDQIRQWQEQFPERLNVVHIHSQPLDDWNGLRGRINNTRLEQLVNKSLRFQPRNARFFICGPYELMRSVEITLHFMGFSSLQIRKENFIIPAAPPPPPVSYPHVIKLNFRSETHDLFVPAHTTVLDAALAANIKLPYSCKGGRCSTCAGICRSGKLHMSVNEVLTDRDLEEGWVLTCSAYVDSADVSIDII, from the coding sequence ATGTCCGAAGCCACGATTTCTTTACAGGTAAAACACATTATCCAGGAAGCAACCGATGCAAAGACATTCGTTTTTGAAAGAACGAACAAGCAGCCATTCACCTACAAAGCCGGTCAGTTCCTTACATTCCTGATTCCCATGCACGGGCACGAAACCAGGCGTTCGTATTCCATGAGTTCTGCGCCTGATGTGGATGAAGACCCGGCCATAACTGTGAAGCGCGTTCCCAATGGTGAAGTATCGCGCTTCTGGATTAATACGGTAAAAGTGGGCGACCAGCTTAATGTATTGCCGGCTTCGGGCAGGTTTGTATTGGAAGAGTCCTTCGGATCGCCGCGCGACATTGTGCTTATAGCAGCTGGAAGTGGCATCACACCACTTTTTTCCATTTTAAAACAAGCCCTGGTGCAGGAAAAGGAAAGCAACATTACATTGCTATATGCCAGCAGGAACGTGCGGCATGCGCTGTTTCATGACCAGATCCGGCAATGGCAGGAGCAATTTCCGGAACGGCTGAATGTCGTCCACATTCACAGTCAGCCGCTGGACGACTGGAATGGGCTGCGCGGGCGAATTAACAACACCAGGCTGGAACAGCTGGTCAACAAATCGTTGCGTTTCCAGCCCAGGAACGCACGTTTCTTCATTTGCGGCCCTTATGAGCTGATGCGTTCGGTGGAAATAACATTGCATTTCATGGGCTTTTCGTCCTTACAGATCAGGAAGGAGAATTTCATAATTCCTGCTGCACCACCGCCCCCGCCTGTCTCCTACCCGCACGTAATTAAGCTTAATTTTCGGAGTGAGACACATGATCTTTTTGTTCCTGCCCACACCACCGTACTGGATGCGGCCCTGGCGGCAAATATTAAGCTGCCTTACAGCTGCAAAGGCGGAAGATGTTCGACATGTGCCGGGATATGCAGGTCCGGAAAGCTGCATATGAGTGTGAACGAAGTGCTCACAGACCGTGATTTGGAGGAAGGATGGGTCCTAACCTGCTCAGCTTATGTGGATTCCGCAGATGTTTCAATTGACATTATCTAA
- a CDS encoding LacI family DNA-binding transcriptional regulator, whose translation MKKRIVRIKDIAEKAQTSKGTVDRVLHNRGRVADDVRERILSIIKELNYEPNFIAQSLKSQKTYNLAVLIPDPDADSYWEAPKIGLEKAEKELRQYGVYITLFIFNSHEEQSFIAKAKEVSKEHPDGLLIAPVFYKEALPFFEEWANLNIPYVLFNTQIEHVNPLCYIGQDSYRSGSLAAKILSFGLQSPGTVLVAHVNEDISNSAHLITKEAGFRDYFKASDDAAYKVISKEINFPDGETLDDQLDAILTDEPELKAVYVTNSKAFEVASYLERKALKHIKLVGYDLLKPNLNFLEKEIINFLINQNPLGQGYWGIHQLANFLVFKKDIQPIKFLPLDIITKENLDYYLDPQ comes from the coding sequence GTGAAAAAGAGAATCGTCAGAATAAAAGACATAGCAGAAAAGGCCCAAACGTCAAAAGGAACCGTAGACCGTGTATTGCACAACCGAGGCCGGGTTGCCGATGATGTGCGTGAGCGTATTTTGAGCATTATCAAAGAGCTTAACTATGAGCCAAATTTCATAGCACAATCACTAAAATCCCAGAAGACTTACAATTTGGCCGTCCTTATCCCCGACCCAGATGCGGATTCGTACTGGGAAGCACCGAAAATCGGGCTTGAAAAGGCGGAAAAAGAATTACGTCAATATGGCGTATACATTACCCTGTTCATTTTCAATTCGCATGAGGAACAGTCATTTATCGCAAAGGCTAAGGAAGTTTCCAAAGAGCATCCCGACGGACTTTTGATCGCACCGGTTTTTTACAAAGAAGCATTGCCTTTTTTCGAAGAATGGGCGAATCTTAATATTCCTTATGTGCTTTTCAACACGCAGATTGAGCATGTAAACCCGCTTTGCTACATTGGGCAGGACTCGTACAGAAGTGGCTCGCTGGCGGCAAAAATCCTGAGTTTCGGCTTGCAGTCGCCTGGGACCGTTTTGGTGGCGCACGTGAATGAAGACATTTCGAACTCTGCCCATTTGATTACAAAAGAAGCTGGCTTCCGCGATTATTTTAAGGCCAGTGACGACGCTGCTTACAAGGTGATCAGCAAGGAGATCAATTTCCCGGATGGAGAAACGCTCGATGACCAGCTGGATGCGATCCTGACAGATGAACCGGAACTGAAGGCCGTTTATGTCACCAATTCCAAAGCATTCGAAGTGGCCTCCTACCTGGAAAGAAAGGCTTTAAAACACATTAAACTGGTGGGTTATGACTTGTTAAAGCCGAACCTCAACTTCCTGGAAAAAGAGATCATTAACTTTCTGATCAACCAAAATCCGCTTGGACAAGGTTACTGGGGAATTCATCAGCTGGCCAACTTCCTTGTGTTTAAAAAGGACATTCAGCCTATCAAATTCCTGCCGCTGGACATTATCACCAAGGAAAACCTGGATTATTATTTGGATCCCCAATAA